GTAGTGAGTGTTagttaataaggttaaatttgCAATGATTTTCAGCTTCGTCCCTCCTTTAACGGCCAAGTTTGTGTAATGTTGGCAAAAGGTAATCAACCGGATGGAAAAGACCTTCTTCCACAGACTCCTACTTACTCATAACCCGAATTTGAACATAATACTTCACACATTTTCTTCGTAGTTCAAATTTCCAAATGTGATAGTTAGTGTTGGTTTTGCCTATCGCCTCCATCTCCACTAAGCACTGATTTTCTCGCACAGTGCTACTCAACCCTCAGAATATTTTGTATcaacttaataattatccCCCATATTTCAATCCCGAAATGGCTTCTACTTCACGGATACCTCATCTTTTGGAATCCTACATCTCTCTGCCTCCAGAGTCCTCGCTCAATCTTGTCACCAGCGTGCTTGGTGCAAGCGCGAACTGGCTGGTTCTGCGCCATGTGTATTCATATCTGAGAGGTAGTGCAGATGGGGATGAGAGCACCAAGGACACAGGCGTCATACTGCTGAGCTTCATGAGAGATGGTGCCTTTTGGAGAGAGGGCTCTACAAAATTGGTAACAAGTTCACAGACAGATCAATGGACTATTTGTATAGGCAAATACTAATATTGGCCAGGGCCTTGATTTAGATGCCCTAAGCAGAGCAGGACGGTTCACATTCATCGACGGTTTCTCAGGACTCTATGGTGAAGCCAAGAACGGGGTACCGGGCACACGAAAAGAGAGAACGCTTCGGAGTACAGAGCTTGCAGATATCAAAGGGGAAATTGAAGGCGCTATCGCGGATTTGCGTGCGTCGCGTAAGATCCTTATTATCGACCAACTTGATGCGCTTCTCGCTATCACCGATGACTCAACCACAAGTCTCACGCTTCAAGACGCCGTTCTTAGCCTACGAAGTGTAAGTCTGCTCAGAAGAAGTGTGTCAATTGCTAAATCCTTCGCAGCTTGTTCACAGTACGCTACTCACTCTGTCAGCCGACGTGCCTCTTGTTGCTACCCAAGTTACCACGCTTGAACGAGAGCACGCCAGCCTCCTGCTCTCTTCAGCACATCAAGCTGACATGGTCTTGGCCCTACGGATGCTTGATACAGGGACAGCGAGGGATGTCAGTGGAGTAGTACGTATTACAGGACCTGGAGCAGAGACCTTGGGTGGTGCTACTGAATATTTATATCATGTTGTTGCGGATGGCGGTGTTAAGGTCTTTGAAAGAGGGACATGATGGATGCTAAATAGAAACCAAAATCAAAGCCAAGAGCAATCGTCGTGGCATGCAAGATGTTGGTCTCAGAACCGCCGCTTGACAGCCTTTCAAGTTGCAGGTCACACCTCAATCAATATAGTGTCATGCACGAGACGTGAGTTGCCACGACAGTCGACCAATTTTTTTTCCTCACGTGGGTCCGCTCAATGGCCATAGGTACGTTGATGCAGAATCAAGATGCCATTTCAGAACCTCGTAACCGAAACCCTATGGAATCTCAGAAGAGCAAAAGggtcctttttttttacttccTTGCTCAAA
The window above is part of the Fusarium musae strain F31 chromosome 6, whole genome shotgun sequence genome. Proteins encoded here:
- a CDS encoding hypothetical protein (EggNog:ENOG41) produces the protein MASTSRIPHLLESYISLPPESSLNLVTSVLGASANWLVLRHVYSYLRGSADGDESTKDTGVILLSFMRDGAFWREGSTKLGLDLDALSRAGRFTFIDGFSGLYGEAKNGVPGTRKERTLRSTELADIKGEIEGAIADLRASRKILIIDQLDALLAITDDSTTSLTLQDAVLSLRSLVHSTLLTLSADVPLVATQVTTLEREHASLLLSSAHQADMVLALRMLDTGTARDVSGVVRITGPGAETLGGATEYLYHVVADGGVKVFERGT